The genomic segment GAGATAAATCATCTCTCCTCATTTTTTAACTTTAACAGTTATTGCCAAAAAGCGAAAAATCTAAGTACGTTTCTTTAAACCTCAATATCACCTTACCTTACAATACATCATCCTATTAAAAAAGAGGGTAGATGACTTACATTCGCACTACTACTCATTTTACATTTACCAAATTTCCTCGCTATATCTTATCTTTATTATGATacaaaaataattcatataaaaaaagAGACTATGAATTGCCTCCTTACTTGCAGATAGTGCTACTACTTTTAGTTCCAGCTTGATAGTGGGAGAATTAAGAACTAGTGACTGGCTTTTGAGTTGCGCAAAATGTCTTTCAAAACAAAAGCAATTCTATGTGACATGTGGGGTTCCAAGAACCTCTCCTTCACCCTCTCATACCCTTGATTGCCCATCGTCAGCCTTCTCTCTATATGCGTGGCCATCTTCACAATGTTTCGGGCAAGTGGAGTCACACCTTCTTTACCAGCAGGATGCAAGATCCCTGTTGTCCCATTCTCTACAATCTCCATAGTTCCCCCAGCTCCCGTTCCCTGAAATATTTAGTGAAAAAAATTACTAGTTGGAAAACAAAATCTAGATAGACAACACAAAAGTCTCTTCAAAACGAATGGCAATTGTCCTTCCTTAGTATAGCCGATCCTTATCGTCTTTCTTTTGAAACAAATTTAGATAACATAGAAACATCTTAAGACGCCTCACTTCTCTAGATTTTCGTACTGTGCATGGTAATCCAAGTTGCATCAGCCCGACAAAAGCCAGAGATAAGGAAGAAAAGTGTCTTTCTGTGCAGGTTCCTTAGTGATAGATCAATAACAAAAGAAATAACCAAAATAGGCCAATAAATTCATGAGTTATCTAACTCTGCATgtaacagagagagagagagagagagagagatcacaGAAAGATTATGTTAGGAATGGGTTGTAGTAGGATAGCTGTCACATGTGTAGGATTTGCTGGGTTGTTAGCATGGGTACTTGGGTAGTTAGAATATTATATAAATGTGGGGTGGGTTAACAAAGGGGTAGGAAAAGTGTGACTGAATTGTAGTGAGCTTTGATCTCTTGGGAGGTCTCCACATGCCTTGAAGAACTTGGTTTATCACTTTTGTATTTCCTTTCAATTTCAGCATTAGAATCCTATCTTTGGTCTATTACTTCTCTGTTCTGGGGTTCCACTGGTTTTGGATCCTATCAGATTAGTAACATCACTAACAAACACTTCATTCGGGAAATGTATTAGAATCCAGTCGCgtcaccaaattaccaaaatccaAGTACAATGGATCTAGAAAataggttaattaaataaaaaaggagGTCATTGTGGTAAAGGACATACCAATACAGGCAGCTGAAAGGCCATTGCTTCAATGGTTATTCTTCCAAAACACTCTCCCCGGGCCTACACATGAAAAAGATATAAACTTCACATGTTTAATTGCAATATGGAACAAAAtgaataatcatattatatagtaAGGCATAGAAATATACAGGTGCACCTTAACTAATGACATGTATGACAGTACCTGAGAGTTCTGAACAAGAACATCAACTGCAGCCAGGTAAGGAGTGACAGTCAGGGTTTTATTTACAAAGTGAACTCTGTCCTGAATATTTTTCTCCAACACAAATGTACGTAGTTCTGTTTCGAACTTCGTTTGAGCATTCATGTCACTTCCCACTACAACAGCATGCATCGTTGGCACCTGCAATTTTTTCTCTTTAATCACTTGCAAACTTTCATAAAATGCCCGAAGAAATAGATCCTGTCCTTTTCCTCGTGAAACACCTGTAATTAAAAGATATCCAAGGCTCATTATTATAACAGTTAACACTAACATAATCAAGGATGTAACATAACATAAAGTTGCACAAATGAATAAGTGGAAACATTTAGGAATACAAGCACTTCCCAACTTATTACAATTGGAGAATATTTAATAAAGGAGAACGAGCGCAAGAACAGAGGAATTTGACTTAATAATGGATGTTTACATTGCTTGTCGCTCATGAACAGGGAAACCAGGTTAATCAACCACAATAACAAAAATAACATGGATAATTCAATCCTCTTTAAAAGAAAGAATTAGTCAGAACGCAAAAGGAGACTAATATTGGCACAAAAGCCCAAAGATCATAGTTGGTTAGTTCAAACTTCAATCTGAACAAATCAGAGAAGCAAAATAAGAAATGAAATGCCAACCAGTGAAACGACTATAAAATTAACCTTGAACCGTCTGAAACGTCAGACTAAAgggaaacaaaaaaagaaaaaatggcaaagattatttaaatttaaatcagaCAGGTTGAAGCTGGAAAAGACTATTATTTTGGCAAGGATTACATACTATTTATGATGGCAAAGAGTAGATCGTCACTCCGCACTCCGATAGACTCTCGAATGTGCTCACGAAGAACTCTTCTAGACACGCTATCTTCAGCAACTTCCATTAGCTCTTTGCTATTCCCCAAGTGTACAACATAGGTTTTAGGCATTGCAATTCTACAGACCGCAAAATTGAAACACATAATCATCATAAAATTAAGACTAAAATTACCTGGACCATATATGTAATATAAAATTTCAATGCAGAAGAAGCATACCCCAATCGTTCCCTGGTTCTGTTTTTCCAGTATTCTGCAGTTGCATGTGAATCAATCATGGCACCTGCAACAGAAGGGAGATGCTTAACATACTCCACTTTGAAATAATGCCCTCGCATCTCATGAATCCACCACAAAACCTTTGGAAGAACGTGATGAACATTTTCCTTTAGAACCGAATCCAGCCATTTCCCAGCAACAGCTGTGTTTAGAACAACTATATCCGCTTTAAGAGCTGTGTCTATAGCTTTTTGACCCTTTGCAGAGAAGACCTAAAATTTCcagtttaattaaaaattagaagaatGATACTaacattaaaaaagaaaataataataataaataaataaaatagaaaaatcgAATTCCAGAAATTTTACATCAGTGCCGATCAGCCAGCCAGTACTTAACAAAAATAATGGCAAAAAGAAAACTTTATccaaaattttatgaaaattaagTGAAAGGCAAAAACAGAGCTTTACTCTAAATTTGATATAATAAAGAGTCGGCATTGCCCCAAATTTCCAAATTTCATATGAATCAAATGATAATTAACTGCAATTTATCACTTTGTTTTaggggaaaagaagaagaagaagaagaagaagaagaagaagaagaagaagaagaggaagaataAAGCCCAATTTTGAAGATGAAAGTAAAGATGCTCAACCTGTACTCCTCTGTCAAGCATCTTCCGCTCGAGACTGTAAATCACATCATCAGATTCCCCCTGTTTCTGATTAGTAATCCAAACAACTTCTGCTCCAACTTTTCTTAACAGAAACGCCAATTCCATCAGCAACAATGGCCCTCCTGTTTCATTTTTttggagaagaaaaaaaaagggttaaagattaaaggaaagaaagaagacaTTAAGAAAAAGAAAGCCACCCAGTCCCATTGTAGCACTTTTAATTTCTTTAAGCTTTCTTTTGGAGTTTCaacttttttattcttttccGACTTCCGAGAACAGAACCAcacgaaaaaagaaaaacaaaaagcaCAAGAAACTATAAGAT from the Humulus lupulus chromosome X, drHumLupu1.1, whole genome shotgun sequence genome contains:
- the LOC133803906 gene encoding uncharacterized protein LOC133803906 — translated: MAKHTSSNGHNAWMGIQKKRWALMILALFSLSTAMVFLMRTAFDSCSGPKVGNGFGSPGMVEERETVVHSEPNPLDFMKSKLVLLVSHELSLSGGPLLLMELAFLLRKVGAEVVWITNQKQGESDDVIYSLERKMLDRGVQVFSAKGQKAIDTALKADIVVLNTAVAGKWLDSVLKENVHHVLPKVLWWIHEMRGHYFKVEYVKHLPSVAGAMIDSHATAEYWKNRTRERLGIAMPKTYVVHLGNSKELMEVAEDSVSRRVLREHIRESIGVRSDDLLFAIINSVSRGKGQDLFLRAFYESLQVIKEKKLQVPTMHAVVVGSDMNAQTKFETELRTFVLEKNIQDRVHFVNKTLTVTPYLAAVDVLVQNSQARGECFGRITIEAMAFQLPVLGTGAGGTMEIVENGTTGILHPAGKEGVTPLARNIVKMATHIERRLTMGNQGYERVKERFLEPHMSHRIAFVLKDILRNSKASH